A window of Lacibacter sediminis contains these coding sequences:
- a CDS encoding glycoside hydrolase family 43 protein: protein MRKILSAALFSFVFLITNAQTFNNPILAGFYPDPSICRVGNDYYVTNSTFAYFPGLPIFHSTDLVNWKQIGNAMDREEQLDQTNAGVSRGLFAPTIRYHKGTFYILCTLIDKKGNFIITAKDPKGPWSNPIWLPQVRGIDPSIDFVDDKAYVVYNNDAPDNKPLYNGHRTIRMYEFDIDAMKVVGEEILLVNGGTDLSKKPIWIEAPHIFKKDDWYYLICAEGGTGYNHTEVVFRSKSVKGPYVSYEKNPILTQKHLDKKRPNPITTTGHADFVETPDGKWYAVFLACRPYDDDFYTTGRETFLLPVEWKDGWPHILEGDATVPYSLPVPQPAITKKVNNPFGGNVTFRDDFKTDKFDSRYLFLRNPEKDVYSLTAKKGSLQLALRPQTATERKSPSFLGYRQNNLKGYAATCLNFTAASEKEKAGMLIFQSENFYYLLCKSVENGAPVVQLFKSPARGKTEPELLASQKLSSSKELFLKIEARADTYAFFFAEKKNHWKLLKEGVDGSFLTTKVAEGFVGSLFALYGTSNGAATSSVALYDWFEYKGNDDALKSKQLHY, encoded by the coding sequence ATGAGGAAAATTCTTTCAGCAGCATTATTCAGTTTTGTATTCTTAATTACGAATGCACAAACTTTTAATAACCCGATACTCGCAGGGTTTTATCCTGATCCAAGTATCTGCCGTGTCGGGAATGATTATTATGTAACCAATTCCACCTTTGCTTATTTTCCCGGCCTTCCAATCTTTCACAGCACCGACCTGGTGAATTGGAAACAAATTGGCAATGCAATGGACAGAGAAGAACAATTAGATCAAACGAATGCAGGTGTATCAAGAGGTTTATTTGCTCCAACTATCCGTTATCATAAAGGAACATTCTATATTCTTTGTACACTCATTGATAAAAAAGGAAATTTCATCATCACAGCAAAAGATCCGAAAGGTCCGTGGAGTAATCCCATCTGGTTGCCGCAGGTACGTGGCATTGATCCATCAATTGATTTTGTAGATGATAAAGCCTATGTTGTTTACAACAACGATGCACCGGATAACAAACCGTTATACAACGGTCACCGCACCATCCGTATGTATGAATTTGATATTGATGCGATGAAAGTAGTAGGCGAAGAAATTCTATTGGTGAATGGTGGAACAGATCTTTCTAAAAAACCGATCTGGATCGAAGCGCCGCATATTTTCAAAAAAGATGATTGGTATTATTTGATTTGTGCAGAAGGTGGAACAGGATACAATCATACAGAAGTTGTGTTCAGAAGTAAATCCGTAAAAGGGCCATATGTTTCGTATGAGAAGAATCCCATTCTTACACAAAAGCATTTGGATAAGAAACGACCCAATCCTATTACAACAACAGGTCATGCAGATTTTGTAGAAACACCTGATGGAAAATGGTATGCTGTGTTTCTTGCCTGTCGTCCTTACGATGATGATTTTTATACAACCGGTCGTGAAACATTTTTATTACCTGTTGAATGGAAAGATGGATGGCCGCATATACTCGAAGGCGATGCAACAGTGCCTTACAGCTTACCTGTTCCTCAGCCGGCCATCACCAAAAAAGTAAACAATCCGTTTGGTGGCAATGTAACATTCAGAGATGATTTCAAGACAGATAAATTTGATTCCCGTTATCTCTTCTTACGCAATCCTGAAAAAGATGTGTACAGCTTAACAGCAAAAAAAGGATCGCTGCAATTAGCATTACGTCCGCAAACTGCTACTGAAAGAAAAAGTCCTTCCTTTCTCGGTTACCGTCAAAATAACCTGAAAGGATATGCTGCTACCTGCCTCAATTTCACAGCTGCATCAGAAAAAGAAAAAGCAGGTATGCTCATTTTCCAGAGTGAAAATTTCTACTACCTCCTGTGCAAGTCAGTTGAAAATGGTGCACCTGTTGTTCAATTGTTCAAATCGCCTGCAAGAGGAAAAACAGAACCGGAGTTATTGGCATCGCAAAAATTAAGTTCATCGAAAGAATTGTTTTTGAAAATAGAAGCAAGGGCTGATACGTATGCCTTCTTTTTTGCAGAAAAGAAAAACCATTGGAAACTGCTGAAAGAAGGTGTTGATGGTTCGTTCCTTACAACAAAGGTGGCGGAAGGATTTGTAGGAAGCCTGTTTGCATTATACGGCACGTCCAATGGTGCAGCCACATCATCAGTGGCGTTGTACGATTGGTTTGAGTACAAAGGAAACGATGATGCTTTAAAAAGTAAGCAGTTACATTATTAA